A genomic stretch from Clavelina lepadiformis chromosome 5, kaClaLepa1.1, whole genome shotgun sequence includes:
- the LOC143459712 gene encoding putative RNA polymerase II subunit B1 CTD phosphatase RPAP2 isoform X1, producing MSNADNLGVNDDALFSGKKVTKDVKKKVLSEKKAHEIVQQLLEEKIPESFFTTAVYFLTVEHYQDVVEERAILNMCGYPMCDNKLENVPRQQYKISGNKVYDLTQRKNFCSNLCYRLSSHVQNQILTSPLWLRDPEKITPITLETSGVGLQGDRVILRHVAVDTNTHIQHCESNQGGNDIDESDNREVRFAEESYSDSANHASHPLPKSSSASSTKSSTQRKILSLAQQKAQLELMFKKLLSVLQEWITKESLIYLKYCSWNVDEEKCTNTCDVTKKNIEISEEERRKRNKIRLLEERLHRVVVGNSPAAGKQEESKAGELEAVHIFSERVERFYGGQLEYREQTSRKIPKHSENADKGAVFMRPPVDSVNQAVIRRKILHQKISKVMHDILPTLPSTVLSHDLKELIASFRLSSNNIVLKTNEYPIMAIVLLQLMSKSNLDVKQALGANSTVINHMLKLFTLSLKSVEQALDALIHELI from the exons ATGTCCAATGCGGACAATCTGGGTGTCAATGATGATGCATTATTTAG tggcaaaaaagtgacaaaagatgtgaaaaaaaaagttttatcagAAAAGAAAGCTCATGAAATTGTGCAACAATTGCTCGAAGAGAAGATACCAGAAAGCTTCTTCACAACTGCT gtttATTTTTTGACGGTTGAACATTATCAAGATGTCGTGGAGGAGAGGGCAATTTTAAACATGTGTGGATACCCTATGTGTGATAACAAACtagaaaat GTTCCACGTCAGCAGTATAAGATTTCTGGAAATAAAGTCTATGATTTAACCCAGCGAAAGAATTTCTGCAGTAACTTGTGTTATCGATTGTCAAGTCACGTGCAAAATCAGATTCTAACTTCTCCACTTTGGCTGCGAGATCCAGAGAA AATAACACCAATAACGTTGGAGACATCTGGTGTCGGATTACAAGGAGATCGAGTCATTCTGCGGCATGTTGCAGTTGACACAAACACACATATACAGCACTGCG AGTCCAATCAAGGTGGTAATGACATTGATGAATCTGACAATCGTGAAGTGAGATTTGCTGAAGAATCATATTCAGATTCTGCAAATCACGCCTCCCATCCTCTTCCCAAATCTTCATCAGCATCCTCGACTAAATCATCAACTCAAAGAAAGATCCTGTCACTCGCGCAACAAAAAGCACAACTGGAGCTGATGTTTAAGAAGCTACTTTCTGTCTTGCAAGAATGGATCACAAAAGAGTCTCTGATTTATCTAAAATATTGCTCTTGGAATGTGGACGAG GAGAAATGCACCAACACTTGTGACgtgacaaagaaaaacattgaaataagCGAAGAGGAGAGAAGAAAGAGGAACAAAATAAGATTACTCGAGGAGAGACTTCACAGAGTTGTTGTTGGGAATTCACCAGCAGCTG GCAAGCAGGAAGAGAGTAAGGCCGGTGAATTAGAAGCAGTTCACATCTTCTCAGAGAGAGTGGAACGCTTCTACGGTGGCCAGTTGGAATATCGAGAGCAGACTTCAAGAAAAATACCAAAACATTCTGAG aatgCAGATAAAGGTGCTGTTTTTATGCGGCCTCCAGTTGACTCAGTAAATCAAGCAGTTATAAGGAGGAAAATCCTGCATCAGAAAATTTCCAAAGT caTGCATGATATACTGCCTACCTTACCATCGACTGTTTTGTCACACGATCTTAAAGAACTTATAGCATCATTTCG GTTATCAAGCAACaacattgttttgaaaactaaCGAGTACCCAATTATGGCCATTGTGCTCTTACAGTT AATGAGCAAAAGCAATTTAGACGTGAAACAAGCGCTTGGAGCCAACAGCACAGTGATCAACCACATGTTAAAATTATTCACATTGAGCTTAAAGTCGGTTGAACAAGCGCTCGATGCTTTAATTCATGAGCTGATATGA
- the LOC143459712 gene encoding putative RNA polymerase II subunit B1 CTD phosphatase RPAP2 isoform X2, with amino-acid sequence MKLCNNCSKRRYQKASSQLLLVYFLTVEHYQDVVEERAILNMCGYPMCDNKLENVPRQQYKISGNKVYDLTQRKNFCSNLCYRLSSHVQNQILTSPLWLRDPEKITPITLETSGVGLQGDRVILRHVAVDTNTHIQHCESNQGGNDIDESDNREVRFAEESYSDSANHASHPLPKSSSASSTKSSTQRKILSLAQQKAQLELMFKKLLSVLQEWITKESLIYLKYCSWNVDEEKCTNTCDVTKKNIEISEEERRKRNKIRLLEERLHRVVVGNSPAAGKQEESKAGELEAVHIFSERVERFYGGQLEYREQTSRKIPKHSENADKGAVFMRPPVDSVNQAVIRRKILHQKISKVMHDILPTLPSTVLSHDLKELIASFRLSSNNIVLKTNEYPIMAIVLLQLMSKSNLDVKQALGANSTVINHMLKLFTLSLKSVEQALDALIHELI; translated from the exons ATGAAATTGTGCAACAATTGCTCGAAGAGAAGATACCAGAAAGCTTCTTCACAACTGCTGTTA gtttATTTTTTGACGGTTGAACATTATCAAGATGTCGTGGAGGAGAGGGCAATTTTAAACATGTGTGGATACCCTATGTGTGATAACAAACtagaaaat GTTCCACGTCAGCAGTATAAGATTTCTGGAAATAAAGTCTATGATTTAACCCAGCGAAAGAATTTCTGCAGTAACTTGTGTTATCGATTGTCAAGTCACGTGCAAAATCAGATTCTAACTTCTCCACTTTGGCTGCGAGATCCAGAGAA AATAACACCAATAACGTTGGAGACATCTGGTGTCGGATTACAAGGAGATCGAGTCATTCTGCGGCATGTTGCAGTTGACACAAACACACATATACAGCACTGCG AGTCCAATCAAGGTGGTAATGACATTGATGAATCTGACAATCGTGAAGTGAGATTTGCTGAAGAATCATATTCAGATTCTGCAAATCACGCCTCCCATCCTCTTCCCAAATCTTCATCAGCATCCTCGACTAAATCATCAACTCAAAGAAAGATCCTGTCACTCGCGCAACAAAAAGCACAACTGGAGCTGATGTTTAAGAAGCTACTTTCTGTCTTGCAAGAATGGATCACAAAAGAGTCTCTGATTTATCTAAAATATTGCTCTTGGAATGTGGACGAG GAGAAATGCACCAACACTTGTGACgtgacaaagaaaaacattgaaataagCGAAGAGGAGAGAAGAAAGAGGAACAAAATAAGATTACTCGAGGAGAGACTTCACAGAGTTGTTGTTGGGAATTCACCAGCAGCTG GCAAGCAGGAAGAGAGTAAGGCCGGTGAATTAGAAGCAGTTCACATCTTCTCAGAGAGAGTGGAACGCTTCTACGGTGGCCAGTTGGAATATCGAGAGCAGACTTCAAGAAAAATACCAAAACATTCTGAG aatgCAGATAAAGGTGCTGTTTTTATGCGGCCTCCAGTTGACTCAGTAAATCAAGCAGTTATAAGGAGGAAAATCCTGCATCAGAAAATTTCCAAAGT caTGCATGATATACTGCCTACCTTACCATCGACTGTTTTGTCACACGATCTTAAAGAACTTATAGCATCATTTCG GTTATCAAGCAACaacattgttttgaaaactaaCGAGTACCCAATTATGGCCATTGTGCTCTTACAGTT AATGAGCAAAAGCAATTTAGACGTGAAACAAGCGCTTGGAGCCAACAGCACAGTGATCAACCACATGTTAAAATTATTCACATTGAGCTTAAAGTCGGTTGAACAAGCGCTCGATGCTTTAATTCATGAGCTGATATGA